The Rhodobacter sp. CZR27 genome includes a window with the following:
- a CDS encoding MoxR family ATPase — MSHLLPASIDATAELLAGQGYVSNRALATVTFLALKLGRPLFLEGEAGTGKTEIAKALAAALGRRLIRLQCYEGLDAASAVADWNFAAQMIAIRAAEASGGADRDALKAELFTEDYLIERPLLQAMRPQDGGPPVLLIDELDRTDEPFEAFLLEALSDFQVTIPELGTIRAPEPPIVILTSNRTREVHDALKRRCLYHWVDYPSFEREYAILAARAPEAQEALSREIVAFVQRLRREDLFKKPGVAETIDWAKCLLALDVIQLSPEVIADTLGALLKYQDDIQKVQGSEARRLLDEARRDFAPV; from the coding sequence TTGTCCCACCTTCTGCCCGCCTCGATCGACGCCACCGCCGAGCTTCTTGCCGGGCAGGGCTATGTCAGCAACCGCGCGCTGGCGACGGTGACCTTCCTCGCCCTGAAGCTGGGCCGCCCGCTGTTCCTTGAAGGCGAGGCCGGCACCGGCAAGACCGAGATCGCCAAGGCGCTGGCGGCGGCGCTGGGGCGGCGGCTGATCCGGCTGCAGTGCTATGAGGGGCTGGATGCGGCCTCGGCGGTGGCCGACTGGAACTTCGCCGCCCAGATGATCGCGATCCGTGCCGCCGAAGCCTCGGGCGGCGCCGACCGCGACGCGCTGAAGGCCGAGCTTTTCACCGAGGACTACCTGATCGAACGGCCGCTCTTGCAGGCGATGCGCCCGCAGGACGGCGGCCCCCCGGTGCTGCTGATCGACGAGCTGGACCGCACCGACGAGCCCTTCGAGGCCTTCCTGCTGGAGGCCCTGTCGGACTTTCAGGTGACGATCCCCGAGCTGGGCACGATCCGCGCGCCGGAGCCGCCGATCGTGATCCTGACCTCGAACCGCACCCGTGAGGTGCATGACGCGCTGAAGCGGCGCTGCCTTTATCACTGGGTCGATTACCCGAGTTTCGAGCGTGAATACGCCATCCTCGCCGCCCGCGCCCCCGAGGCGCAGGAGGCGCTCAGCCGCGAGATCGTGGCCTTCGTCCAGCGCCTGCGCCGCGAGGACCTGTTCAAGAAGCCGGGCGTCGCCGAGACGATCGACTGGGCGAAGTGCCTGCTCGCGCTCGACGTGATCCAGCTTTCGCCCGAGGTGATCGCCGACACGCTGGGCGCGCTGCTGAAGTATCAGGACGACATCCAGAA
- a CDS encoding phosphoadenosine phosphosulfate reductase, which produces MTSDLSPDPRLLRDASSATDRGSWLELVDRIGDEVGYFQSLGPRHWAFFRDDGPILVVSFETLEAIRAQGPGQLPLGDCVARAEGWSHLCLIADGETWYRDAAVHRYFDRLVDDAFFEDFDRIVFYGAGMGGYAACAFSPTAPAATVIAVTPRATLEPAVAGWDPRHRTLRRLDFTDRYGYAPDMVEGTGEVFLLFDPAEPLDAMHAALFRGPHVHLQRLRNVGSPLEAALLRMGLVGPLIAAGARGTLGPGRVARLWRARRDDIDYVVHHLALNAGRPRRARKVLNTAERTFDAAELRERLLDLHRRLSQGRG; this is translated from the coding sequence ATGACATCCGACCTGTCTCCCGATCCGCGCCTGCTTCGCGACGCCTCGTCCGCCACGGACCGTGGAAGCTGGCTGGAGCTGGTCGACCGCATCGGCGACGAGGTCGGCTATTTCCAGAGCCTCGGACCCCGGCACTGGGCCTTCTTCCGCGACGACGGCCCGATCCTCGTGGTCAGCTTCGAGACGCTGGAGGCGATCCGCGCGCAGGGACCGGGGCAGTTGCCGCTGGGCGATTGCGTGGCGCGGGCCGAAGGCTGGTCGCATCTCTGCCTGATTGCGGATGGCGAGACGTGGTATCGCGATGCGGCCGTCCACCGCTACTTCGACCGGCTGGTGGACGACGCCTTCTTCGAGGATTTCGACCGTATCGTGTTCTATGGCGCGGGGATGGGCGGCTATGCCGCCTGCGCCTTCTCGCCCACGGCGCCGGCGGCGACAGTGATCGCGGTCACACCTCGCGCCACGCTCGAACCGGCCGTCGCGGGATGGGACCCCCGGCATCGGACGCTGCGGCGGCTCGATTTCACCGACCGCTACGGCTATGCGCCGGACATGGTCGAGGGCACGGGCGAGGTCTTCCTGCTTTTTGATCCGGCCGAGCCGCTGGACGCGATGCATGCCGCCCTGTTCCGCGGGCCGCATGTGCACCTGCAACGCCTGCGCAACGTCGGATCACCGCTGGAAGCGGCCCTGTTGCGCATGGGCCTCGTCGGGCCCCTGATCGCGGCGGGGGCCCGGGGGACGCTCGGTCCGGGACGGGTGGCGCGGCTGTGGCGGGCGCGACGCGACGACATCGACTATGTGGTGCACCATCTGGCGCTGAACGCCGGCAGACCGCGGCGGGCGCGCAAGGTGCTCAACACCGCCGAGCGGACGTTCGACGCGGCCGAGTTGCGCGAGCGGCTTCTGGACCTGCACAGGCGGCTCAGTCAGGGCCGGGGCTGA
- a CDS encoding HD domain-containing protein: MQRLLEACAFAARLHAGARQKGHEGHPYINHVIDVALRASLSGAADETLVIAALLHDTVEKAGATPEQIAALFGQDVARLVAEVTDPSESDSLSPAACRLRLADKAANLAALTSSPPGEWDREALAAYLHKAERVAAACRAVDPVLSRGFDEAAETARAALARSQPRP; this comes from the coding sequence ATGCAAAGACTGCTGGAAGCCTGCGCCTTCGCCGCCCGCCTGCATGCCGGGGCGCGGCAGAAGGGCCACGAGGGCCACCCCTACATCAACCACGTCATCGACGTGGCGCTGCGCGCCTCGCTGAGCGGGGCGGCGGACGAGACGCTGGTGATCGCGGCGCTCTTGCATGACACGGTCGAGAAGGCCGGTGCGACGCCCGAGCAGATTGCCGCGCTCTTCGGCCAGGATGTCGCCCGGCTGGTCGCGGAGGTCACCGATCCCTCGGAAAGCGACAGCCTGTCTCCCGCCGCCTGCCGGCTGCGTCTTGCGGACAAGGCGGCCAATCTCGCGGCGCTCACCTCCAGCCCGCCCGGCGAATGGGACCGCGAGGCGCTGGCGGCCTATTTGCACAAGGCCGAGCGGGTGGCCGCGGCCTGCCGCGCGGTCGATCCCGTCCTGTCCCGCGGCTTCGACGAGGCGGCAGAGACCGCCCGGGCGGCGCTGGCCCGGTCTCAGCCCCGGCCCTGA
- the pyrC gene encoding dihydroorotase — translation MTQSLTLRRPDDWHLHLRDGAMLEGVLPESARHFARAIVMPNLVPPVVTGAQAAAYCERILAALPEGARFEPLMTLYLTETTDPADVRAAAASGLVKAVKLYPAGATTNSASGVRDFDRVRGVLETMAEIGLPLCVHGEVTDPAVDIFDREAVFLDRVLDPIRQATPGLRVVLEHVTTAEGLDYVRGGGPGIAGTLTTHHLIINRNHILAGGIRPHYYCLPVAKRETHRLALRKAATSGEGCFFLGTDSAPHVDSTKEAACGCAGCFTATNTMSILAHVFEEEGALDRLEGFVSLHGPRFYGLPANEERITLRKGEPLALPAKILTGAGPVTLFDPGFPLLWHVET, via the coding sequence ATGACCCAGAGCCTGACCCTCCGCCGCCCCGACGACTGGCACCTCCACCTACGCGACGGCGCGATGCTCGAGGGCGTCCTGCCGGAAAGCGCGCGCCATTTCGCCCGCGCCATCGTGATGCCGAACCTCGTGCCGCCGGTGGTGACGGGCGCGCAGGCCGCGGCCTACTGCGAGCGCATCCTGGCCGCGCTGCCGGAAGGCGCGCGGTTCGAGCCGCTGATGACCCTCTACCTCACCGAAACCACGGACCCGGCCGATGTCCGGGCCGCCGCGGCCTCGGGGCTGGTCAAGGCGGTCAAGCTCTACCCGGCCGGCGCCACGACGAACTCGGCCTCAGGGGTGCGCGACTTCGACCGCGTGCGCGGCGTGCTGGAAACGATGGCCGAGATCGGTCTGCCCCTTTGCGTCCACGGCGAGGTGACGGACCCGGCGGTGGACATCTTCGACCGCGAGGCGGTGTTCCTCGACCGGGTGCTGGACCCGATCCGGCAGGCGACGCCCGGGCTGCGGGTGGTGCTGGAACATGTGACGACGGCCGAGGGGCTGGACTACGTGCGCGGCGGCGGGCCAGGCATTGCCGGCACGCTGACCACCCACCACCTGATCATCAACCGCAACCACATCCTCGCCGGCGGCATCCGTCCGCATTACTACTGCCTGCCGGTCGCGAAGCGCGAAACGCACAGGCTCGCGCTGCGCAAGGCCGCCACCTCCGGCGAGGGCTGCTTCTTCCTCGGCACCGATTCCGCGCCGCATGTGGACAGCACCAAGGAGGCCGCCTGCGGCTGCGCCGGCTGCTTCACCGCGACGAACACGATGTCCATCCTCGCCCATGTGTTCGAGGAGGAAGGCGCGCTTGACCGGCTGGAGGGCTTCGTCTCGCTGCACGGGCCGCGGTTCTACGGCCTGCCCGCCAACGAGGAGCGCATCACCCTGCGCAAGGGCGAGCCGCTCGCGCTGCCGGCGAAGATCCTGACCGGGGCCGGTCCCGTCACCCTGTTCGACCCGGGTTTCCCGCTGCTCTGGCATGTCGAGACCTGA
- a CDS encoding orotate phosphoribosyltransferase: MIPTSFPPREEIARLTARMLLEIQAVHFRPREPFTLASGLPSPTYIDCRKLISYPRIRSTLMDFMAMTVLRDAGFEAFDNVAGGETAGIPFSAMIAERLALPMTYVRKKPKGYGRNARIEGVMTEGQRVLLVEDLTTDGGSKLSFVDAIRETGATCAHTAVIFYYGIFPETIGRLEAHGVTLHHLCTWWDVLAEARASGTFDDATLAEVESFLSNPRDWQDARKPADAHPKR; encoded by the coding sequence ATGATCCCCACTTCCTTTCCGCCGCGCGAGGAGATCGCCCGCCTGACGGCGCGGATGCTGCTCGAGATCCAGGCGGTGCACTTCCGCCCGCGCGAGCCGTTCACGCTGGCCTCGGGCCTGCCCTCGCCCACCTACATCGACTGCCGCAAGCTGATCTCGTATCCGCGCATCCGCTCGACGCTGATGGATTTCATGGCGATGACGGTGCTGCGCGACGCGGGCTTCGAAGCCTTCGACAACGTGGCGGGCGGCGAGACCGCAGGCATCCCCTTCTCGGCGATGATCGCCGAGCGGCTGGCGCTGCCGATGACCTATGTGCGCAAGAAGCCGAAGGGCTATGGCCGCAACGCCCGCATCGAGGGCGTGATGACCGAAGGCCAGCGCGTGCTGCTGGTCGAGGACCTGACCACCGACGGCGGCTCGAAGCTTTCCTTTGTCGATGCGATCCGCGAGACGGGCGCGACCTGCGCCCATACGGCCGTGATCTTCTACTACGGCATCTTCCCCGAAACGATCGGCCGGCTTGAGGCGCATGGCGTCACGCTGCACCACCTCTGCACCTGGTGGGACGTGCTGGCCGAGGCGCGCGCCTCCGGCACCTTCGACGATGCGACGCTGGCCGAGGTCGAGAGCTTCCTGTCCAATCCCCGCGACTGGCAGGACGCGCGGAAACCGGCCGACGCTCATCCAAAGCGCTGA
- a CDS encoding replicative DNA helicase, translated as MNEVRALREPQPEKTPEALPHNIEAEQQLLGAILTNNDIFDRIASVIRAEHFFDPVHQRIFEIAAARIQKNALASPVTLKAFLEEDAGLKELGGPAYLVRLAGAAISAFAARDYAQMIYDLAVRRELIGLGRDIAAKAARVDVTSEPKEQIVEAEQKLYRLGEQGHAERGFQSFLKAVTDAVNVANAAYQRDGGLAGISTGLADLDKKLGGLHPSDLLILAGRPSMGKTSLATNIAFNIAKAYRRGRLPDGSEGSVEGGVVGFFSLEMSAEQLAARILSEAAEVPSEQIRRGDMTEAEFRRFVEAAKALEACPLYIDDTPALPISQVAARARRLKRTHGLDVLMVDYLQLLKGSGGSRDNRVQEVSEITQGLKAIAKELNIPVVALSQLSRSVESRDDKRPQLSDLRESGSIEQDADVVMFVFREEYYREREKPGDHEMEKMAQWQAIMEQVHGKAEVIIGKQRHGPIGSVELSFEGRFTRFGNLVRPWQQGIESY; from the coding sequence ATGAACGAGGTCAGGGCACTTCGCGAACCTCAGCCGGAGAAGACCCCGGAAGCGCTTCCGCACAACATCGAGGCCGAGCAGCAGTTGCTGGGCGCGATCCTGACCAACAACGACATCTTCGACCGCATCGCCTCGGTGATCCGGGCCGAGCATTTCTTCGATCCGGTGCACCAGCGCATCTTCGAGATCGCCGCGGCGCGGATCCAGAAGAACGCGCTCGCCTCGCCGGTGACGCTGAAGGCGTTTCTGGAAGAGGACGCGGGGCTGAAGGAACTGGGCGGCCCGGCCTATCTGGTCCGCCTCGCGGGCGCCGCGATCTCGGCCTTTGCCGCGCGCGACTACGCCCAGATGATCTATGACCTTGCCGTGCGGCGCGAGTTGATCGGGCTGGGCCGCGACATCGCCGCCAAGGCCGCGCGGGTCGATGTGACCTCCGAGCCGAAGGAGCAGATCGTCGAAGCCGAGCAGAAGCTTTACCGTCTGGGCGAGCAGGGCCATGCCGAGCGCGGCTTCCAGAGCTTCCTGAAGGCGGTGACGGATGCGGTGAACGTGGCCAACGCCGCCTATCAGCGCGACGGCGGGCTTGCCGGCATCTCGACCGGGCTTGCCGATCTGGACAAGAAGCTCGGGGGACTGCATCCCTCGGACCTGCTGATCCTTGCGGGGCGGCCCTCGATGGGGAAGACCTCGCTGGCCACCAACATCGCCTTCAACATCGCCAAGGCCTACCGGCGCGGCCGGCTGCCCGACGGGTCGGAAGGCTCGGTCGAGGGCGGCGTCGTTGGCTTCTTCAGCCTCGAGATGAGCGCCGAGCAGCTGGCCGCGCGGATCCTGTCGGAAGCGGCCGAGGTGCCCTCGGAGCAGATCCGCCGGGGCGACATGACCGAGGCCGAGTTCCGCCGTTTCGTCGAGGCCGCGAAGGCGCTGGAGGCCTGCCCGCTCTACATCGACGACACGCCGGCGCTGCCGATCAGCCAGGTCGCGGCGCGGGCGCGGCGGCTGAAGCGGACGCATGGCCTCGACGTGCTGATGGTGGACTACCTGCAGCTGCTGAAGGGCTCGGGCGGATCGCGGGACAACCGGGTGCAGGAAGTCTCGGAGATCACGCAAGGCCTGAAGGCCATCGCGAAGGAGCTGAACATCCCCGTGGTGGCGCTGTCGCAGCTGTCGCGTTCGGTCGAAAGCCGGGACGACAAGCGGCCGCAGCTTTCCGACCTGCGCGAGTCGGGCTCGATCGAGCAGGACGCCGACGTGGTGATGTTCGTGTTCCGCGAGGAATACTACCGCGAGCGCGAGAAGCCGGGCGACCACGAGATGGAGAAGATGGCTCAGTGGCAGGCCATCATGGAACAGGTGCACGGCAAGGCCGAGGTGATCATCGGCAAGCAGCGCCACGGGCCGATCGGCTCGGTCGAGCTGAGCTTCGAGGGCCGCTTCACGCGGTTCGGAAATCTGGTCCGGCCCTGGCAGCAGGGCATCGAGAGCTACTGA
- a CDS encoding sulfite exporter TauE/SafE family protein yields the protein MPELSILLPMLALLLAIGAFAGVIAGLLGVGGGLILVPAYYYAFEVLGYESPALMRVCLATSLATIIVTSLRSVHAHHGKSAVDLGILRGWGLWIALGAVAGVLVASSLRSTVLQAIFGGVGVLVGLYMAFGRANWRLGEAMPDGPKRAAIGGSVGFLSVLMGIGGGTFGVPLMSLYSVPIHRAVATAAGFGVIIALPSAAIFLLTPVDVAPPWTVGAVNLPAFAVTIAMTLITAPLGVRLAHAMDPGPLKRVFAVFIMIVALNMLRKAAGY from the coding sequence ATGCCCGAACTGTCGATCCTGCTGCCGATGCTCGCCCTGCTGCTCGCCATCGGGGCCTTCGCCGGCGTCATTGCCGGCCTTCTCGGCGTGGGCGGCGGGCTGATCCTCGTGCCAGCCTATTACTACGCCTTCGAGGTGCTGGGCTACGAGAGTCCGGCGCTGATGCGGGTCTGCCTCGCGACCTCGCTCGCCACCATCATCGTGACCTCGCTGCGCTCGGTCCATGCCCATCACGGCAAGAGCGCGGTGGATCTCGGGATCCTGCGCGGCTGGGGTCTCTGGATCGCCCTCGGCGCGGTGGCGGGCGTCCTCGTCGCGTCCAGCCTGCGCTCGACGGTGCTGCAGGCGATCTTCGGCGGCGTCGGCGTGCTGGTCGGGCTCTACATGGCCTTCGGCCGCGCCAACTGGCGGCTGGGCGAGGCGATGCCGGACGGGCCGAAGCGCGCGGCCATCGGCGGGTCGGTCGGCTTCCTGTCGGTCCTGATGGGAATCGGCGGCGGCACCTTCGGCGTGCCGCTGATGAGCCTCTACAGCGTGCCGATCCATCGCGCGGTCGCCACGGCGGCGGGCTTCGGCGTCATCATCGCCCTGCCGTCGGCGGCGATCTTCCTGCTGACGCCGGTCGATGTCGCGCCCCCCTGGACGGTCGGAGCGGTCAACCTGCCGGCCTTCGCGGTCACCATCGCGATGACGCTGATCACCGCGCCGCTTGGCGTGCGCCTCGCCCACGCCATGGACCCGGGCCCGCTGAAGCGCGTATTTGCCGTCTTCATCATGATCGTGGCGCTGAACATGCTGCGCAAGGCCGCCGGCTACTGA
- the dusA gene encoding tRNA dihydrouridine(20/20a) synthase DusA, whose protein sequence is MMDWTDRHCRYFHRLMTRRTMLYTEMVTAPAVIHGARDRLLGYSGAEHPVALQLGGSDPAELAQAVRLAAPFGYDEINLNVGCPSDRVQSGCFGAVLMERPRLVADCVAAMIAESPVPVTVKCRIGVDHQVPEEVLPAFIETVAGAGVRHFVIHARKAWLQGLSPRENREVPPLDYPLVLAMKRRFPELVICLNGGVSTLSQARALLDAGLDGVMIGRAAYNEPELLLEADRLWGEEPPRSLDEVLADMRPYIAEHLAGGGRLHQITRHMLGLFAGRPGARGWRRLLSEGASRPGAGLDLYDRALDEVRARAA, encoded by the coding sequence ATGATGGACTGGACGGACCGGCACTGCCGCTACTTCCACCGCCTCATGACCCGGCGGACGATGCTTTACACCGAGATGGTGACGGCGCCGGCCGTGATCCATGGCGCGCGGGACCGGCTGCTGGGCTACTCCGGGGCCGAGCACCCGGTCGCGTTGCAGCTTGGCGGCTCGGACCCGGCCGAACTGGCGCAGGCGGTCCGGCTGGCCGCGCCCTTCGGCTATGACGAGATCAACCTCAACGTCGGATGTCCCTCGGATCGGGTGCAGTCGGGCTGCTTCGGCGCCGTGCTGATGGAACGCCCGCGTCTGGTCGCCGACTGCGTGGCCGCGATGATCGCGGAAAGCCCGGTGCCCGTCACCGTCAAGTGCCGCATCGGCGTGGATCACCAGGTTCCCGAAGAGGTGCTGCCCGCCTTCATCGAGACCGTCGCCGGTGCCGGTGTCCGGCATTTCGTCATCCACGCCCGCAAGGCATGGCTGCAGGGCCTCAGCCCGCGCGAGAACCGCGAGGTGCCGCCGCTCGACTATCCGCTCGTCCTGGCCATGAAGCGCCGCTTCCCCGAACTGGTCATCTGCCTGAACGGCGGCGTCTCGACGCTGTCGCAGGCCCGGGCGCTGCTCGACGCGGGCCTCGACGGCGTGATGATCGGCCGGGCGGCCTACAACGAGCCCGAGCTTCTGCTCGAGGCCGACCGACTCTGGGGCGAGGAGCCTCCGCGCAGCCTCGACGAGGTTCTGGCCGACATGCGGCCCTACATCGCGGAACATCTGGCCGGCGGCGGGCGGCTGCACCAGATCACGCGCCACATGCTCGGCCTGTTCGCCGGCCGCCCCGGCGCGCGCGGCTGGCGTCGGCTGCTGTCCGAAGGCGCCTCGCGGCCCGGGGCAGGGCTCGACCTCTACGACCGCGCGCTCGACGAAGTGCGGGCGCGCGCCGCCTGA
- a CDS encoding phosphatase PAP2 family protein → MMDLLTSFDLHASLSVNRFVGRMPTLDALLHIVERNSVFKGAFSMMLFWGLWFATHHDRARVRARLLATLLVAVLAVFVGRALAVTLPYRPRPIHDPELGFLLHDGLTSQTLDGWSSMPSDHAVLYFALATGMFLAHRAIGTVALAHAIFIICLPRVYFGLHYTLDIAVGAAIGVAMSLLLVPALGRQFERKAVADFALSHGGLFYPLVFFTTWQVALMFGPVRDLLRDLAAALT, encoded by the coding sequence ATGATGGACCTTTTGACATCCTTTGACCTGCACGCCTCCCTGTCCGTCAACCGCTTCGTGGGCAGGATGCCGACGCTGGACGCGCTGCTGCACATCGTCGAGCGAAACAGCGTCTTCAAGGGCGCCTTCTCGATGATGCTGTTCTGGGGCCTCTGGTTCGCAACCCACCACGACCGCGCCCGTGTTCGCGCGCGCCTGCTGGCGACGCTGCTGGTCGCGGTGCTGGCGGTCTTCGTCGGACGCGCGCTGGCGGTCACGCTTCCCTACCGGCCGCGCCCGATCCACGATCCGGAGCTTGGCTTCCTGTTGCACGACGGCCTGACCAGCCAGACCCTCGACGGCTGGAGTTCCATGCCCAGCGACCACGCCGTGCTGTATTTCGCGCTGGCCACGGGAATGTTCCTTGCCCATCGGGCAATCGGCACGGTGGCGCTGGCGCATGCGATCTTCATCATCTGCCTGCCCCGCGTCTATTTCGGGCTGCACTACACGCTGGACATCGCGGTGGGGGCGGCAATCGGCGTGGCGATGAGCCTTCTGCTCGTGCCTGCGCTCGGCCGTCAGTTCGAGCGCAAGGCCGTCGCCGATTTCGCGCTCAGCCATGGCGGGCTGTTCTATCCGCTGGTCTTCTTCACCACATGGCAGGTCGCCCTGATGTTCGGCCCGGTGCGCGACCTGCTCCGCGATCTGGCCGCAGCCCTTACCTGA
- a CDS encoding SDR family NAD(P)-dependent oxidoreductase → MSRMTGSSDLSRLFALDGRRALVTGASRGLGQAIALGLAGAGADLVLTARTAAALDETAARVRDLGRTVECLALDQSRVEGIAAALDGAGHLDILVNNAGIEEVCPSDSVTPELWDRIVDTNLRGAFFVTQAAARGMLDRGAGSIINLCSLTSFVGVPTAVPYGSSKSGLLGMTRALATEWGPRGVRVNAIAPGYFRTAMTEVFYRDKDWGRAMLGKIPQGRFGRAEDLVGAAIFLASDASAYVTGQCLGIDGGYLAAI, encoded by the coding sequence ATGTCGCGGATGACCGGCTCGTCGGATCTCTCGCGTCTCTTCGCGCTGGACGGCAGACGGGCGCTGGTCACCGGGGCAAGTCGCGGCCTCGGCCAGGCCATCGCGCTTGGCCTTGCCGGCGCGGGGGCCGATCTGGTGCTGACCGCGCGCACCGCAGCCGCGCTGGACGAGACCGCCGCGCGGGTGCGCGACCTCGGGCGCACGGTCGAGTGCCTTGCGCTCGACCAGTCGCGGGTCGAGGGGATCGCCGCTGCGCTGGACGGGGCGGGGCACCTCGACATCCTCGTGAACAATGCGGGCATCGAGGAGGTCTGCCCCTCCGACTCCGTGACACCCGAGCTTTGGGACCGGATCGTCGATACCAACCTGCGCGGCGCCTTCTTCGTCACGCAGGCCGCGGCGCGGGGGATGCTCGACCGTGGCGCGGGCTCGATCATCAACCTCTGCTCGCTCACCTCCTTCGTGGGCGTGCCCACCGCCGTGCCCTATGGCTCGTCCAAGAGCGGCCTGCTCGGCATGACGCGGGCGCTGGCGACGGAATGGGGGCCGCGCGGCGTGCGGGTGAACGCCATCGCCCCCGGCTATTTCCGCACCGCCATGACCGAGGTGTTCTATCGCGACAAGGACTGGGGCCGGGCCATGCTGGGCAAGATCCCGCAGGGCCGGTTCGGCCGGGCCGAGGATCTGGTCGGCGCCGCCATATTCCTCGCCTCGGATGCCTCCGCCTATGTCACCGGCCAGTGCCTCGGCATCGACGGTGGCTATCTCGCCGCGATCTGA
- a CDS encoding ABC transporter ATP-binding protein, producing MTAQPGPRRAPASPEPAVLIRDVDMDFGAGPLAVRGASFSLAPGRFLTILGPSGSGKTTLLRIIAGFQTPTRGEIRINGHAVTAVAPHRRSIGMVFQKLALFPHMTAAENVAFPLKMRRHDPRSIPGKVERYLDLVRLGGLGTRRIHELSGGQQQRVAIARALVFEPELLLLDEPLAALDRKLREEMQLEFRRIQKELGVTTINVTHDQREALVVSDEIIVMEHGEIQQHARPVEMYRAPANPFVANFIGVSSFLDGRRGPGGLEVAGLSLAGTPAGPVPDGAPARGAIRAEQIRIAADAHALGPCETVLDGTVRDTIFEGERLLYIVAVESLGVSLQVYHHDPEDYALFESGAEVKLGWKARDLLIFNRQDGREGR from the coding sequence ATGACCGCCCAGCCCGGCCCCCGTCGCGCCCCGGCCTCGCCAGAGCCTGCGGTGCTGATCCGGGACGTGGACATGGACTTCGGCGCCGGCCCGCTGGCGGTGCGGGGGGCCAGCTTCTCGCTCGCCCCCGGCCGGTTCCTGACCATCCTGGGTCCCTCCGGCTCGGGCAAGACGACGCTCCTGCGCATCATCGCGGGCTTCCAGACGCCGACGCGGGGCGAGATCCGCATCAATGGCCACGCGGTCACCGCCGTCGCGCCGCACCGGCGCTCGATCGGCATGGTGTTCCAGAAGCTCGCGCTGTTTCCGCACATGACGGCCGCCGAGAACGTGGCCTTCCCGCTGAAGATGCGCCGGCACGATCCGCGCAGCATCCCCGGCAAGGTCGAGCGTTACCTGGACCTCGTGCGGCTCGGCGGCCTCGGGACGCGCCGCATCCACGAACTCTCGGGGGGCCAGCAGCAGCGCGTGGCGATCGCGCGCGCCCTGGTGTTCGAGCCGGAGCTGCTGCTACTGGACGAGCCGCTCGCAGCCCTCGACCGCAAGCTGCGCGAGGAGATGCAGCTGGAGTTCCGCCGCATCCAGAAGGAACTGGGCGTCACCACGATCAACGTCACCCACGACCAGCGCGAGGCGCTGGTGGTCTCGGACGAGATCATCGTGATGGAGCATGGCGAGATCCAGCAGCACGCCCGGCCCGTCGAGATGTATCGGGCGCCTGCCAATCCCTTCGTGGCGAACTTCATCGGCGTGTCGAGCTTCCTCGACGGCCGCCGCGGGCCCGGCGGCCTCGAGGTGGCGGGCCTGTCGCTTGCCGGGACGCCGGCGGGTCCGGTGCCGGATGGCGCACCCGCGCGCGGCGCGATCCGGGCCGAGCAGATCCGCATCGCCGCCGACGCACACGCGCTCGGACCGTGCGAGACCGTGCTGGACGGCACCGTCCGCGACACGATCTTCGAGGGCGAGCGGCTGCTCTACATCGTCGCTGTCGAAAGCCTCGGGGTCTCGCTTCAGGTCTATCACCACGACCCGGAGGATTATGCGCTGTTCGAAAGCGGGGCCGAGGTGAAGCTCGGCTGGAAGGCCCGCGATCTTCTGATCTTCAACCGGCAGGATGGCCGGGAAGGACGATGA